CGCCGAGGTGGAGAAGCTCCGTTGGGCGCAGAAGTACGGGGCCGATACGCTCATGGACCTGTCCACGGGTGGCGACCTGAACGCCTGCCGGCAGGCTATCGTCGACCACAGTACGATTCCTATCGGCACCGTGCCGATCTACAGCATGATCGTCGGCCGGAGCATCGAGGACCTGACCTACGACGCGATCCTGAGCGAGATCGAGCGGCAGGCGCAGCAGGGCGTGGACTATTTCACGATCCACGCCGGCGTGCTGAGGGAGCACCTGCCGCTGATCAAACCTCGCGTGACGGGCATCGTGTCGCGCGGTGGGTCGCTGCTCGCCAAGTGGATGCTGTACCACGGTAAGCAGAACCCGATGTACGACCTGTTCGACGAGATCAGCGCGATCATGCGCGAGTACGACGTCACATACTCGCTGGGGGACGGACTGCGGCCCGGGTGCCTGGCGGACGCCTCGGATGCGGCCCAGCTCGCCGAGTTGCAGACTCTTGGCGAACTTGTCCACCGGGCGCGTGCGGCCGGGGTGCAGGCCATGGTCGAGGGACCGGGGCATGTGCCGCTCGATCAGATCGCCTTTAACATGCAGTTGCAGCAGCGGGTTTGCGACGACGCACCGTTCTATGTGCTCGGTCCGCTCGTGACCGATGCTTTCCCCGGTTACGACCACATTACCAGTGCCATCGGCGCCACCGAGGCGGCACGCGCCGGGGCCGCAATGCTTTGTTACGTGACGCCCAAGGAACACGTCGGATTGCCCAAGGCTCAGGACGTCAAGGCCGGGTGCATCGCTTACAAGATTGCGGCCCATGCGGGCGACATTGCCCGCGGGATAGACGCGGCGCGGCAGTGGGACGACGACATGTCCCGCGCCCGTGCGGCCCTTAACTGGCCCCGGCAATTCGAGCTTGCCTTCGACGGCGAAACCGCGCGGGCTTTGCACGACGAGGATCTGGAAGTCGATACCGACTTCTGCGCGATGTGCGGCCACGACTGGTGCAGCATGCGCATCTCGAAAGAAATCGTCGAGTTCGCCAGCGGCAAGGACCCCGGTTTTCAGCCCGCGCGTCGTGCGATGCCCAGCCCCGGGGTCGAAGAGGCCGGGCGGACACTGCTGCGCGAACGGGCCCTGCCGGTGGAGCGCGGCAAGCACGCATGCCATAGCGATCTGGTGGCAGACCCGGCTTCGGCGCGGGCCATTCAAGACGACGCGCTCGCGCCGGAATGAGGCGGGGCAGACACAGGAGGAAGCGGATCATGAAGCGGACGGGACAAATCGTGGGGAAGGCTGCGCGCATCGCCGCGGCGCTGGCGTTGGCGGCGGGTCTGGCGATTGCGACCGGAACCGGCACGGCGTGGGCGGGCGGGGAAGACTGGAACGACGCCCAGATAAAGTGGATGCCTTACGCGGACGGAATAAAGGCTGCCAGGGAGAGCGGGAAGCCGATCTGCCTGATCTTCTATACGACCTGGTGCCCCCACTGCGCCAATTACTCGCGCGTGTTCTATGACCCGAAAGTGGTGGAGCAGGCCAAGTCGTTCGTGATGATTCGCGTCGACAAAGACAAGGCCCGGGACATCAGCGCCCAGTACAAGCCCGACGGCGAGTACATCCCGCGTACGTACTTCCTGTCGCCCGACGGCAAGCTCGACGAGTCGATCACCGAGGCGAGGCCTCAATACAAGTACTTCTACAACGAGCAGGACGCCGCGGGGATCCTTGGCGGCATGAGCAAGGCGCTCAAGAAATTGGGGGCGCGTTCCGCGAGTTGAGCCTCGCAGAGGCTCAGATCTCGAATCTTCTTCGAGACGTCAGCGGCGGGACGTTACCCGGTCGCTATCGGAATCGGAATCGAGATCGCTATCGACATCGGGATCGAATTCCGCCGCGGAGCGAAGGCGATTCCGATACCGACCCCGACTCCGATCGGTCGCTGCCGAACACCGGGCGGAGGCGAGGGTTTAATCGAGAGATCGGCCGCAGACCGTTGCGAGCGCGGGTGGCCGGAGCCCCCCTTTCCGCAAAGGAAAGGGGGGCTGACCTCGAAAGGGCGCCTGGATCGGCTCAGGGGCCGACGAGTTTGATCGTCGTGACAACGTCGTTGAGTGACGGGAGGTGAAGACCGGGGAATGCCGTCACCAGCGTCGCCCCGCCGAAGTCGCCCGAGGCGCGCAAAGCGTCGCAATCCACAGACACCCCCGTGACCTGGGCCGCGCAACCTATCGAACCGCACATGCTACCCGGAGCGATCTTGGCGCCGGCAACGTTGTTTGCGTCGTAGACGCTCGCACTGGCAACGCCGCTGGTGAAGAACACCGTGGCAGGCGACGGGTCGCTGCGCGTATCGTCGCTTGTGCACAGGGTGTTGTCCGGGCCCTTGTTCGACACGGTCTGGATCGAGATCGTTTGCGTAATGCGCATCGCACCCGCTCCGAAGACGCCGCTCTCCACGTACTCCGTGGGGCTATTGCAGACACCCGTGTGGGTTCCTGACGAGCAGGGGTTGCCCTCGACGCAGGCGGCAGAGATAGAGCCATCGGGCGCCGTGCGCGTATCGTCGCACTCCGGATCGTCCGGGAGGCCAAGCGCACTGCCGCTGTTACCCGGGTTGCCCGGGGTCGTGTTGTGATCGCGGTTCACGGAGATGTCACGGTCAGGTGCGCCGCCATCGCAATCGACGGTCCCGAGGCCGTCGCTCACGGCGGTGATGCAGATGCCGACGACGCCGGGCAGAGTCAGGGTCACGGGATTGAAGTTGACGCCCTCCTTGGCAATGACCACCGGGGCGATACCGCTGCTGTTGGGAGCCCCGAACTGAATGCCGAGGCTGCCGGTGAGGTTTAACGGCAGGCGGAACGCCGTGGACTGCAGCGCCGCCTGGCTCCCGGCAGCCAGGGTGAGCGTATGCTGGCCGATAGCCGGGGTGCCACCCGGCGTGATCGTAGGCGTGCGGGTGGTCGTCGGAGTTGGCGTGAAAGGAATGGGCGGTGTGTTGGTCGGCGTACCGGTCACCGTGGGCGTTCGCGTCGGCTGCGGGGTGTGGGTCCTGGTCGGCGTGGCAGACGGCGGCGGCGGCGTGAAGCTCAGATAGAGACCGGCGCAACTAACGTTGTACCCGGAGCCGATGCCATAGATCTGCGTTCCCTGGAAGGGCGGCAGCGGAACCTCGGCGAACAGACCGCCGAGGGCGCTGGCGGCCTGCGGAAAGACGGCGAGCACGCCAGCGGCGAAGCTGTCTTCGTCGGCCCCAATCGGATTGGCCGTGACCTTGAGATCGCGAATGGTCAGCGCCCCGACGGAAGGAGAAATCCGGTCGCCGGCGGCCCCGAGGGTGATGGGGAACTCGAACGTAATCGTCGCGGATACCAGGGGCATCGGCGTGCCGCCGTTGTCCCCGATGGCGTCGAGTTGGTAGTTGGGAACGACCAGTACGATGTCGCCTGGCTCACCCGTGAGCGGCGGCCGCGCCACGGCAGCGACGGTGGGCCGGAGTTGGAGGGTCACCGGGCAGCCGTCCGGACTCGGGTTACCGCAGGCGCTGAGGTAGGACGGGTCGCCGAAAAGCAGGCTGATCATTCCGGTCGTCAACGGGACGGCCGGGCCGCCGTTGGGATCGGGGAGTTCCGTGAGGTTCTGGTTGAAGCTGCCCGCCAGCATGAAGGCGGCCATGAATCGGTTCAGGAAGCCGTCGGAGAGGCAGAACGCCAGATCGTACGGGGTCGATGTGCCGGGCATATTGGGCCCGAGCACCGGCGCACCCGGAGCGCTCGGAAGCAGTGTGTGAGTAATAGGCGGGGCATCGGGCGCCGGGGAAAGGGCTATCACGTTGGAGGCCACTTTGAAGGTGATGCCGTCGGAGTCCTCCGGCACCGAAGTGTAGAGGGCATCGATCAGCACATTGAGGGCGCTTCCCAGCGGGCCGGCGATGTCGATCCCCGCTAGTGCCTGATTCAGGCCACCGGGGAGCGCTCCGGCGATCTGGTCGCGGAAGGCGCTCTGGAGTTCGGCCTTAACGTCGACGATCAAGCCGGCGAGGTCGCAGATTCCGAGGCCGCCGGTGAGCACGGCGTTATCGTTGACGAACGTCGTACCGATCGAGTTCGTGAGTGCGGTCAAGCCGTCGCCGATCGGCGGCAGGGGCTCGACGTTGGCGTTGTACGCGATGCTCACGAGCTGCGCATCGTATTCGAGGTCGCAGGTGATGCCGAGGAAACCGGAGTCGACTCCCTCGATGGTCATCGAGAGGTTGGGGAGGTCGATCTGCAGCAGCGCGGAGTTGGTGCCGATAGCGGCGATGTTGGCGCCGATGGTCCCGTAGCTGAACTCGGTGATCGTTCCGCCGTTGACCTCCTGACCCTGCAAGTTGAGCTGGCTTTGCAGTTCGCCAAGGATGAGGTTGCGGATCGCTCCGAGACCGGTGTTGTTGATCCGGTTCGAGTTGCCGTCGGGGACGCGGCTGGTCAACGGCCATGCCGTACCCTTGAGCACGACGATCGTATCGCGCTTCTCGGTGCCGAGTCCGAAGGACTGCACTTTCGCTTCGACCACCTGCACTGACGAGGATCCGAGCGGAACCGTGGTCGAGAACTCGCCGGTGGTGGGATTAAAGCTGGTGGCTGCGCCGTTGATCAACAGGACGCTCGCTTTGGACAGGTCGCCGATTATGGTGCCGGAGAGCGGGATCGAACCGGCACCGGTTATCGTGCCCGTTGCCGGCGATTGGATGACAACATCGGGTGCGAGGTTGCCGAGGTTGAATCTGACGTTCGTAGCGCCCACGACGTTACTGATGTAGGTGCGGGCGCGCAGCGGGATGGTGAAAAGGGTTTCCTGGGGGTTGGCGACGGAGAGCGACCGTTCGAAGCGGCCCGTGCCGGGGTTGTAAGGAGCGTCTTCGTCGTCGACCTCCATCGAGATGACGTGACCCGCATGCGGAACGTTGGACACGGTAGCCGAGACGGGCACGACGGCCGGCAGGGAAGGGGGCGTAATCAGGGTGCCGGCGATCGGGGACACGACCGTGACACCGGGGTTCGGACCCGGCGTAAGGGCGTTGACGACGCGCTGCGCACCGGCGCGCATGGTGTCGAGGTGGGTGCCGATATCGCCGACCAGCGTGGCGATATCGGCCGCCGCGCAGCGTTTGTTTACGTTCGCTTCTGCCTTCACCCAGGCGGCGTTCACCGCTAGAGTGTCGCCACTGGTGCAACCGGTCCCGCACTTGAGGAGCCGCTTAATCATCTTCTTGCCGGCGGTAGCCGCCTGCTTGGCGATGCGGCTGGCGCACCTGAGTTGCGTATCGGACAAGACGCCGGGTTCGCGCCCGAACACCGCGTCCGTGGTCTGACGGCCCTCGCCGGTGGCAAAGCCCGCAAGACGCGCGACCATCGAGTCGTTGGAGCTGAAGCCGAAACCGGTGGCGTCGCTATCGCTACACGCCTTCAGGAGACCCATTTGCGTCGCCGCCAGTCGCGTCTGCACCGTCGCGTCACGCAACGGCCGGCTGCAGGAACTACCGCCAGCAACTGCCTTGGAGCACTTCTCGAAATCGCGGCTTGCGCTGCCGTACATGCTTGCCAGCCTGCCGGCGACCGTGCGACGGCAATCGGCATGAGCCGAACTCGGCAGGGCGAGCATTACGCCAACCGTTGAGCAAAGAAGAAGAGCGCCGACCCGCTTCATCACGCAGCCTCCCGGAATCTGGACGGAAGGGGGGGAACCCACGCCGCCCCCCGTCTGCCGTTTTATCGAGCCAGACACAATGCTCCGCTCAGCAATTCTCGTCGACCTTACGGCCTGCCGTTCCCGTGTTTCCGGCCGACGAACCGCCCGAGCCGGCCGTACCGGTCGTGATCGTATTACCGCTTCTGGCAACTGAGGCGCCGTTGCCGCAGACTACACCTATGGTCGGTCCGCCGCCGCCGCCGCCGCCATGGCCACCACGACCGCCGTTGCTTCCACTGCCGCCGTTCGCTCCCGGACGCGAATCGTCTTCGCCGCTACCGCCGAATCCGCCGGCCGACCCTGAACCTCCGTTGCCGCCGGTGCCGCCCGCGCCGCCGGTGCCGCCGCTGCCGGTGGTGATGGTAGTGTTCTCGACAGTCGCCGAGCCCCCGTACACCCAGACGCCGAAAGAGCCGCCGGCGCCGGTCCCGCCGGACGCATACGTCCCGGCGCAGCCGCCGGCGCCACCGCCACCACCGGCGCCACCATAGCTGTTGCACCACGAGTCGCCGCCGCCACCGCCGCTACCGCCGCCGCCGCCGCTGCCGGAGGAACCGTTGACGCCCGAACTGCCGTTTGACGGCGTGTATGTGGTCCCGAACGTGCCGAAATCGCCGCCGGAGGTGCCGTTGGCGCCGGCTGCTCCGGGAGATGTGGCGTTGCCACCGGCATTGGCGGTGCCGAAACAGTTACCGGTAGCCGCGCCGCCCGAGCCGCCATACGAACCCTGGCCGGACCCTCCTCCACCGCCGGTGGGACCGTCGCAGTGCCCGCCGCCGCCGCCGGAGCCGCCCTGGGTGCCGCTGGAGCAGTACGGGTTACTGGCGCCGCTGCCGCCGCTCGGCCGCCCGCAAGTTGAGCAGGTAGTCGTTGAGTTCTCGCAGCCGTTCACCCCGTTGCCGCCGTTCGAAGGAGCGCTCGAACCCGCTGAGCCGTTGCTCCCGGAACTGCCGCCGCCGGCGCTGCCGGCGTAAATCGTGCAGTCACGTATGACCACGCCGCTCGGCCAGAGCAAGCGCACGCCGTACGAGCTGGCCCCCGTGGCTAACGTGCTGGCGGCGTGAATCGTGAGGCCCTCCACGGTGGCGTTGCTTACGCTACTGCCGAGCATGCCGGTCGTGGAGGAACTGAATACGGCCGTGGCCGTACCGTCGCGCTGCCAATAGTTTCCGCTGTTGAAGCCGCCAAGCAGATTGATGTTACTCTGGAGAGTGATCGTCTCCGTGTACGCACTGACGCCGTCGATGTAGATGTCCGACTTGCTATTCGCGGCGGCATAGGTGATGCCAGCGCCGATGGTGTCGAACGGGTTCGTGACAGTTCCATCGCCTCCCGCACTCCCTACCGCACTGGAAACGAATACGGCCTCGGGCTCTGGGAAATAGATGTCGTCGAACAGCGAGTCGGCGTAGTCCTCCACCGCCGCCTGAATGCACGCTTGCACGCCGAGCACAGATGTGTCGCACGTCGTCAGATTGCCGTATGCGCTAGGGTCGCACTTGGCGATGAGTTGCTTGGCCTTCACGAGTGCCTTGAAGACCTTCTGGTCGGTCCCCGTTTGTGCGACCCGGCAATCGGCGGCGGCCGGCGCGAGATCTTCCTCGTACTGGCACTTCTGCTGTTCCTTGGCGCGGGTGTTGAAATACTTGCGCAAGGCGCCGCCAATCAGAGACTGGCACCTGGTACGCGGGTCGCTGCCCGATCCGGGGATGGGCGGATTGGGTCCATAGGCTTCGCCCATGGCCGTGGCGTTGAGAGCCTTGACGCGGCAGGTAATACACTGCGCCACGGAATTGGGGTCGTTGACGTAGTTGATAGGACCGATCGACTCGCAAGGGGCGGGGCAGAGCACGTAGCCGTTGTCGAACGGCGTCGACGCGGCGGCGCAGCCCTTGGCGATCTTCGCTTCGAGCTTGGCCTCGATCGTTGCCACCTTCAGTGCGCCCGGCAACTGCAACGGATCGTTGCAGTCGGTGGTATCGAGAATCCTACCCACCATACGCGCCTTGTGGCACTTGATCTTCTCCTTGATCAGCGTGTCCGCAAGCTGCTTGGCTGCCTTGCCGATCTCTTTTCGACAGATGGCGTCCACGCTGGCGAGTTGCGCCGACGCTGCCGCCGGCCACAAGCACGCAAGTACCGCCAGTGCACCAAGACCAAGACCTGTTCGTGTCTGCATTTTACTCCCCCGGTCGGTTACGGTCGCGAATCCAGAGCCCAGCGAGCCCACCATGTATGCGGGATAGCACGTCGCGGATCTTGCTCCTCCCGCATCCGGTAGACACGCACCCTCGCACCCCTCGATTACAAGCATGAAAGCCTCTCTCCCCAGCCTGCGACCGTCCAAGAGCCGAGACTTCCAACACTACGTTCTGTCGTCTATCCCGACATGGTCGGCTATGTCAACTCGAATCTGCCGCATTGGTCGGGGGCAGAAGTACTTTCCTCGGCGTGCCGTAGTTGTTCACCGCGGGGCATTTTTGACCACATCGCCGCTTTGTCGCTAGAAGAGCCGCGTGAATGGAGGGATGAAGCGATGGGCTACCAGTTTATCGAGCTGACCCGGGATGCATCGGGAATCGCGACACTGATGTTCAACCGCCCCGAGACTCGCAACGCAATGTCGCCGGCGATGGGCGAGGAGGTCGTGCGGGCAGTCGAAGAGCTCCGGCGGGATCACAGCGTTCGCGTCGTTGTACTTACTGGTAGCGGCAGGGCGTTCAGCTCGGGGGGCGACCTCGGCATGCTGGCGCGCGATTCCGGCGTTCCCGTTCCCGGCGAGACCCCGACCATGGGCGGCTCGCCCCGGGACTTCTACGCGCGTTACCTGGCTATCCGGCAGTTGCCCATGCCGACGATCGCGGCGATCAACGGGCACGCCATCGGTGCGGGGCTATGCATCGCTCTGGCATGCGATCTGCGGATTGCTGCCGCAGACGCGAAAATGGGCATGACCTTCACCCGCCTCGGAATCCATCCCGGCATGGGCGGAACCTTCTTCCTCCCGCGTCTGGTCGGCACGGCGCGGGCGTGCGAGCTGTTCTTCACCGGGCGGGTCTTCGGCGCGGCGGAAGCCGAGCGCCTCGGGGTGGTCAACCAGACCGTGCCGCGCGCTGAGTTCGACGCCGCCGTGCGCCGGCTGGCTACTGAGATCGCCACTGCCGCGCCCATGGCGGTGCGCATGGTGAAGCGGGCGATTTACCGGGGTGTCGAGCACTCCCTCGACGACATGCTCGACCTGGAATCCATGCAACAGGCGTTAACCTTTTCTACTGCCGACGCTCGCGAAGGGGTCACGGCCATTCTCGAGAAACGCGAACCGCGGTTCGTCGGCGGATGACCGACTCAGCGTGGCTTGCGGAACAACTGCTCGAGTTGCGTGCGGGCCCGACCGGTGGGGTTGGCGGCTTCACGCCGGCCACGACGGAAGCGAAAAAAATCGCAGAAGTTCCCGACCTGCTTGTCCACCTGCAACTCGGAGTGGGGTTCGCGGCAGTGGTTGTGGTACGCCGGGTCGTAGAAATCGCAGTTCAGGCAGCAGTGGAGGTCGGCACCGCAGGCGAGGCACGTATCGCGCCGCCCGACTGCCAGGGTCGGTCCGATGTCACCGCCGCAACGGTAACAGAATCGTTCGCGCGCTTCGCTCATGGGTGAGCGCCTTTCCTTGCCGGCAACCAGGTCGGTTGATAGCATGCGAGCTTCCGCGGGTCACGATCGATCCGCTGCGGTCGGGCAAGGAGGGTGGGGCATGCTGCGGTTGATTGCCGAGTTCGAGCGATCGCTGGTCGTCGAGGAAAACGCCTCGACGCACACGGTGCGCAACTACGTGAGCGATCTGCGGCAGCTTCGCGCCCATCTGTTACGGCAGGGGGTAGGGATCGGTGCCACCGGCAAAGACGTGGACCTGACCTGCGTCGACGCCCTGGCGATTCGCGGCTTCCTCGCCGCACTCCTGCGACGAAACCGCAAGAGCTCGGTCGGCCGCAAACTGTCAGCCACGAAAGTCTTCTTCCGCTTTCTCGTTCGCCGGGGTCATCTGACTGCCGATCCGACGGTCGGCGTGTCGACGCCGAAGAAGGATCGACAACTTCCGGTGCACCTCACGGTCGACGACATGTTTCGTCTTCTGGACGCGCCCTCGCGTCAGACCCCGGCGGGGCTGCGCGATCGGGCGATTCTTGAGGTCATGTACTCCTGTGGCTTGCGCGTCAGCGAAGTCGTCAGCCTCGACTGGAGCGACATCGACGTCGAATTGGAGGTTGTCCGCGTGCGCGGTAAGGGCGGGAAGGAACGGCTGGTGCCGATTGGGCGTCCGGCCCTGGCGGCACTGGCGGCGTACCGCGCCAAACGCGAGGCGCTTTGCCCGCGCCGGCTGTACGATCCCGGGGCAGTCTGCCTGAATCGCCGCGGGCAGCGCCTCACCACGCGCAGCGTCGCACGCATGGTGGAGGGCTACGTCCTCGCGAGCGGACTGGCAACCAGGGCCAGCCCGCACGCGTTGCGGCACAGCTTCGCCACGCATCTTCTCAATGCCGGCGCCGATCTGCGTGCCATTCAGGAGCTGCTCGGCCATTCGAGTCTGTCGACCACCCAGCGCTATACCCACGTCAACCTCGATCAACTGATGCGCGTCTACGACAAGGCACATCCGCGAGCCTGATGATACGCGGAAGAGAGGCTCTAACCGGTTCATGGAACAGCCCAGCGGCTATCCGCCGACTATACGCTCGACGACGATCCTTGCGGTACGGCACCGGGGCAAGGTCGTCGTAGGCGGAGACGGACAGGTAAGCTTCGGGGCCACGGTGATGAAGCGAACCGCCCACAAGGTGCGCCGCATATACGAGGGCAAGGTACTGGCCGGTTTCGCCGGCGCCAGCGCCGACGCCTTCACGCTGTTCGACAAGTTCGAGAAACGGCTCGAACAGCACAACGGTAGTCTGCGGCGCGCCGCGGTGGAACTGGCCAAGGACTGGCGCACCGATCGCGTCCTGCGCCGTCTCGAAGCGCTGCTCATTGCCGCCGATCGCGAAACCCTGCTCGTCATGTCGGGCAGCGGCGATGTCATCGAGCCTGACGACCACGTCATCGCCATCGGCTCGGGCGGCAACTACGCCCTCGCCGCCGCGCGGGCGTTGATGAAGCATACCCAGCTCGACGCTCGCACGATCGTGGAAGAGTCGTTGCGCCTGGCCGCCGAGATCTGCATTTACACCAACGAGCACCTGACGGTGGAAGAGTTGTAGGGCGTCCTCGTCCGAGCTTCTCAGCCGACGGCCTGCCGTTCCGTTCCGCCGATCCCCTGACACCCGCAAGCGCCCATGCTAGCTGAATCCAAATGAGTCAGATGACGCCGCGAGAGATCGTCTCCGAGCTCGATCGTTATATCGTCGGACAGCGGGCCGCCAAGCGCGCGGTTGCCGTTGCCATGCGCAATCGCTGGCGGCGCCAGCAGGTGCCGGAGGAGTTGCGCGACGAGATCGCGCCGAAGAACATCATCATGATCGGGCCGACGGGAGTGGGCAAGACCGAGATCTCGCGGCGGTTGGCGAAGCTGGCACAGGCCCCTTTTCTGAAGGTCGAAGCGTCGAAATTCACCGAAGTGGGTTACGTCGGCCGCGACGTCGAGTCGATGATCCGCGACCTCGCCGACCTCGCCGTGAAGATGGTCAAGGACGAGGAACAGGACAAGGTGGCCCTGCGGGCGCGCGAGCTCGCCGAGGAGAGGGTGCTCGACCTCCTGCTGCCACCCGGCCGTGCGGACGAGCCGGGCGCCAGCTTCAGCACGGCCCCCGCGAGCGAAGACAGCGGCGGCACGCGCGAGAAGCTCCGCCGTATGCTGCGCGAAGGCACCTTGGACGACCGTATCGTCGAGCTTGAAGTGACCAGGGCGCCCGTGTCGATGGTCGAGGTCTTCGCCGGTCAAGGTATGGAGGACGTCGAGAGCAACTTGCGGGAACTGTTCGCCAACATCATCCCCAGGAAGTCAAAGAAGGAGCGGCTCCGGGTCCCCGAGGCGCTCGACCTGCTCGCGCAGGAGGAGGCCGGCAAACTCGTCGACATGGAGTATGTCACCAAGGAAGCCGTGCGCCGCGTCGAGCAGTCGGGCATCGTGTTCATCGACGAGATAGACAAGATCGCCGGCCGCGAGAACGTCGTCGGCCCCGACGTGTCCCGCCAGGGTGTGCAACGCGACCTGTTGCCGATCGTCGAGGGCAGCTCCATCAGCACCAAGTACGGTATGGTGCGTACCGACCACATTCTGTTCATCGCCTCGGGGGCCTTTCACGTCGCCAAACCTTCCGACCTGATCCCGGAGTTTCAGGGCCGCTTCCCGATTCGCGTCGAGCTCGA
This Candidatus Binatia bacterium DNA region includes the following protein-coding sequences:
- the hslV gene encoding ATP-dependent protease subunit HslV, with product MEQPSGYPPTIRSTTILAVRHRGKVVVGGDGQVSFGATVMKRTAHKVRRIYEGKVLAGFAGASADAFTLFDKFEKRLEQHNGSLRRAAVELAKDWRTDRVLRRLEALLIAADRETLLVMSGSGDVIEPDDHVIAIGSGGNYALAAARALMKHTQLDARTIVEESLRLAAEICIYTNEHLTVEEL
- a CDS encoding thioredoxin family protein, producing MKRTGQIVGKAARIAAALALAAGLAIATGTGTAWAGGEDWNDAQIKWMPYADGIKAARESGKPICLIFYTTWCPHCANYSRVFYDPKVVEQAKSFVMIRVDKDKARDISAQYKPDGEYIPRTYFLSPDGKLDESITEARPQYKYFYNEQDAAGILGGMSKALKKLGARSAS
- the thiC gene encoding phosphomethylpyrimidine synthase ThiC, yielding MTQLESARRGIVTPEMRRVAERENVTPEFVRAEVARGRLVIPANRRHLAGSGGTPPAALGNGAERAYGPTSSGHPGARDGGRLWVNQTVAQRWREIQDPALLVGERAPKRLDPSGIGRTITTKINANIGASPVASTTDAEVEKLRWAQKYGADTLMDLSTGGDLNACRQAIVDHSTIPIGTVPIYSMIVGRSIEDLTYDAILSEIERQAQQGVDYFTIHAGVLREHLPLIKPRVTGIVSRGGSLLAKWMLYHGKQNPMYDLFDEISAIMREYDVTYSLGDGLRPGCLADASDAAQLAELQTLGELVHRARAAGVQAMVEGPGHVPLDQIAFNMQLQQRVCDDAPFYVLGPLVTDAFPGYDHITSAIGATEAARAGAAMLCYVTPKEHVGLPKAQDVKAGCIAYKIAAHAGDIARGIDAARQWDDDMSRARAALNWPRQFELAFDGETARALHDEDLEVDTDFCAMCGHDWCSMRISKEIVEFASGKDPGFQPARRAMPSPGVEEAGRTLLRERALPVERGKHACHSDLVADPASARAIQDDALAPE
- a CDS encoding tyrosine recombinase XerC; amino-acid sequence: MLRLIAEFERSLVVEENASTHTVRNYVSDLRQLRAHLLRQGVGIGATGKDVDLTCVDALAIRGFLAALLRRNRKSSVGRKLSATKVFFRFLVRRGHLTADPTVGVSTPKKDRQLPVHLTVDDMFRLLDAPSRQTPAGLRDRAILEVMYSCGLRVSEVVSLDWSDIDVELEVVRVRGKGGKERLVPIGRPALAALAAYRAKREALCPRRLYDPGAVCLNRRGQRLTTRSVARMVEGYVLASGLATRASPHALRHSFATHLLNAGADLRAIQELLGHSSLSTTQRYTHVNLDQLMRVYDKAHPRA
- the hslU gene encoding ATP-dependent protease ATPase subunit HslU, whose amino-acid sequence is MSQMTPREIVSELDRYIVGQRAAKRAVAVAMRNRWRRQQVPEELRDEIAPKNIIMIGPTGVGKTEISRRLAKLAQAPFLKVEASKFTEVGYVGRDVESMIRDLADLAVKMVKDEEQDKVALRARELAEERVLDLLLPPGRADEPGASFSTAPASEDSGGTREKLRRMLREGTLDDRIVELEVTRAPVSMVEVFAGQGMEDVESNLRELFANIIPRKSKKERLRVPEALDLLAQEEAGKLVDMEYVTKEAVRRVEQSGIVFIDEIDKIAGRENVVGPDVSRQGVQRDLLPIVEGSSISTKYGMVRTDHILFIASGAFHVAKPSDLIPEFQGRFPIRVELEPLTREDFVRILTEPENALLKQYVELLKTEGVTLVFADDAVTEIAAIAAEVNATTENIGARRLHTVVERLLEQLSFDAPEMGGARVVIDAGYVREKLSAIVKDEDLSRYIL
- a CDS encoding enoyl-CoA hydratase-related protein gives rise to the protein MGYQFIELTRDASGIATLMFNRPETRNAMSPAMGEEVVRAVEELRRDHSVRVVVLTGSGRAFSSGGDLGMLARDSGVPVPGETPTMGGSPRDFYARYLAIRQLPMPTIAAINGHAIGAGLCIALACDLRIAAADAKMGMTFTRLGIHPGMGGTFFLPRLVGTARACELFFTGRVFGAAEAERLGVVNQTVPRAEFDAAVRRLATEIATAAPMAVRMVKRAIYRGVEHSLDDMLDLESMQQALTFSTADAREGVTAILEKREPRFVGG